Genomic segment of Streptomyces alboniger:
CGTGCTGCAAGGCGACGGCCACCTCCGCGACGGCGGCGTCCGGCTGCCCGGCGTCCAGCATCAATTCGGCCAGGTGCAGCCGCAGCGGTACGTCGGCGGGCGCCGCCTCAACGGCCGTACGCAAGCTTCGTATCAGGGGGGAGTCCTCGGACATGCGGCTACTTTATGTACACGTTCTCCCCGGCCCGCCCCCGGGATGGGTCAGCCCGCCGTCAGCGGTCCGCGTCAGACTTCGGCCAACGAACGGATCCACCGGAGGGACAGGAAGATCCCATGAAGCGAATAAGCGGCGGTGCGGTGCTCGCCACGGCGGTGGCCGCGACGGGTCTGGTCGGCGCGGCGGCCGTGCCCGCACCGGCCGCGGACACGGCGACGGCGACGGCGACGGCGACGGCGACGGCGACAACGACGGCGTGCGTCATGCGTGAGGGCAGCGCGCACACGGACTGGACCGGGATGTCCTGGGACGCGGACATCCTCTGTGACAACGCGCAGGGCGATGTGCGCCTGCAGTCGTTCACCAGCAGCCCGGTGGTCGGCCGAATGGTGACCACCCGCAGCTGGTTCGTGTGCTGGAAGGTCGGTGACCAGCACGCCGGGGGCAACAACATCTGGTACTACACCCAGGCCGACGAGGTCGTCTCGCGCCCGACCGCGAAAGGCTGGGGCTACATGCCCGCGGTGATGCTGGAGACACCGCAGGACCCGGTCCCGGGCCTGCCCAAGTGCTCATGGGGGTGACGGAGATGACGCGGACGACCGGCATGACGAATGAGGGGACATCGGCGCCGCGGGAGCGGCATGGTGGAGGACGCCGTACCGCCGGGGCCGCGCTGCTGGCCGCGGCGATGACCGCGATGTTCCTGCCCGCGACCGCTTCGGCTACGGCTTCGGCGGGGCCCGTCTGCTACGTCCGGGACGGCGTGCGGCACACGGACGTCAAGGGCCACACGTACACCAAGGACCTGTACTGCGAGAACGCGGTGGCGGACGTCTTCGCCACCCCGGAGGTCTACGGAACGGTCATCGCCAAGCTGAAGACCTCACCGAGCTGGTTCGTGTGCTGGGAGAGCGGCGACCTGCACCAGGGCGGCAACCGCATCTGGTACTACACGCAGGGCGACGAGGTGACCAACTGGCCGCTGTGGAAGGGCTGGGGGTACGTCCCGGCGTTCCGCATCGAGACCGAGCCCGACCCGTTCCCCGGCGTACCGGCATGCATGCCCAGCTGACCGGCCCCTCCCCCACTGACGTTCCGCCAACCGACTTCAGGAGTGAACCCGTGGCACTTTCCCAGGTGGCACGACGCGGACGGATCGCCGTGTCGGCCCTCATCCTCACTGCGGCGGCCGCCGCCTGGCCCGCGGCCCCCGCCACGGCGGCCACCGGCCCGACCTCGGCCGACGCCACGACCTCGGCGGACGTGACCTGCGTCCTGCGGCCCGGCATCGTCCACAAGGACACGCTCGGGAACACCTTCACCGGCGACCTCTACTGCGCCAACGCCCCGGGAGACCTCTACGGGCGCCCGGCCTTCGACGCCCCCGTGACGGGGCGCCTCAAGACCACCCAGAGCTGGTTCGTGTGCTATTCGATCGGGGAGGCCCACAAGGGCGGGAACAACATCTGGTACTACACACAGGGCGACGAGACGGTGAACCTGCCCGGCCTCAAGGCGTGGGGCAACATGCCCGCCAGCAGCGTCCTCACCAGCACCGACCCGTTCCCCGGGCTGCCCCGTTGCCCCTGGCACTGAGCGCCCCCGTGCCGCCGGGCGCCACCCGCGCCCTGATCACCTAGACTCGGCCAATGGCGAAGTACTTCGACGTGCACCCCGACAATCCCCAGCGGCGCAGCATCACCAGCGCGGTCGACAGCATCCGCTCCGGCGCGCTCATCGCGTACCCCACGGACTCCTGTTACGCGCTGGGATGCCAGCTCGGCAGCCGTGACGGCATCAACCGGATCCGTACGATCCGTGACCTGGACGAGCGCCACCACTTCACGCTCGTATGCCAGAACTTCGCGCAGCTGGGTCAGTTCGTCCATCTCGACAACGACGTGTTCCGCACCATCAAGGCCACCACCCCCGGCCGCTACACCTTCATCCTCCCCGCGACCAAGGAAGTCCCCCGCCAGCTGCTGCACCCGAAGAAGAAGACCGTCGGGGTCCGCATCCCCGACCACACGGTCACCCAGGCGCTCCTCGCCGAACTGGGCGAACCGCTGCTCTCCAGCACGCTGCTGCTGCCCGACGAGGACGAGCCGCTCACCCAGGGCTGGGACATCAAGGAGCGGCTCGACCACGTCGTGGACGTCGTCATCGACTCCGGTGACTGCGGCACCGAGCCGACGACCGTCATCGACTTCTCCAGCGGCGAGGCCGAGGTCGTACGGCACGGCGCGGGCGACACCACGCGGTTCGCGTAGCGGCCAGGGATCAGGCCGCGCACGGTCGAAGGCCGTACGTGATGGAGGGAACCGTCCCGTCGGTCAGCGGCGCCGACGGCTCTGCGGGGACCATCCGGCGCCGAGGCCGGCGAGGTGCAGCGCGGCCAGCGTCAGGCCGAGAAGCAGCAGGCTGGTGTTGCCGAAGAAGATGTTGGTCGAGGTCTCGGTGAGGTGCAGGATCCAGGCTACGGCGAACACGACTGCGGCGGCGATAGCGAGCACGGTTACTCCTTCGGGCAGCGCGGACCGACGCCGCGCGGCGATACGGGGGGTGGCTCACGGGCCGGTTTCCCCCGGGCGGCCCGTCTATGCACCCGTCTACGCACCGGTCTCCAGGGGCGCCATGACAGCTCGGAAAGGACCCCGCTACTGTCAGTTCCATGTGCGTGGGGAACAGGCCCGTCTCGTGGGCCGGGCCGAAGCACGAGGAACCGGTTCCGAGCGCACCGCGGGAGAGAGCGACATGACGGATCACCAGCCCGAACCCCGGGCCGAGGACGAGCGGGACGACGAGTCCTCCCCCGGCCTGCGGGAGGCGAGACGGCTAGCCGCCCAGGCGCGACAGCTACAGAACCAGGTGACCGAGCTGGAGGTGCAGGTACGCGCGCGCCCCAAGATCGCGTTGGCCGAGGGCATCCTGGTCGAGCGGTACGGCCTCGCGGACGCGGACGCGGCGTTCGCGCTGATGCGCCAGGCATCCCAGCGGGCCAACATCAAACTGCACCAGGTGGCCATCGCGGTCGCCCGCACGCCGGGCCCCGCTCAGGGCGCCACCGTGTGGTTCGGCACCCGGGAGCGGCGTCCGGCACCGCCGCTGACCAAGCTCGCCGCGGGCACGCTCG
This window contains:
- a CDS encoding L-threonylcarbamoyladenylate synthase gives rise to the protein MAKYFDVHPDNPQRRSITSAVDSIRSGALIAYPTDSCYALGCQLGSRDGINRIRTIRDLDERHHFTLVCQNFAQLGQFVHLDNDVFRTIKATTPGRYTFILPATKEVPRQLLHPKKKTVGVRIPDHTVTQALLAELGEPLLSSTLLLPDEDEPLTQGWDIKERLDHVVDVVIDSGDCGTEPTTVIDFSSGEAEVVRHGAGDTTRFA